One region of Paenibacillus sp. genomic DNA includes:
- a CDS encoding S-layer homology domain-containing protein, which translates to MNESWRKRCAAAALALLLSAGSGLAGAASFKDVPAGAWYADTLQWAVERSIVSGYGDGTFRPDSQPTEAEFLAMLFRAAGVGDMRAAKAGEPWYAPYYERARELGYPVTQRPDAPIRRGHAARLIAASFGKTLGENEGIAFVLASSISNGRTSATVAGYDANGFMSRAEAIVFVQRTDAHRAKLDEERKNAEKAKGRKPAGQGAVAGVLGGAGSGSPDTGHAGNGNPDTGNPGSGNPGGGNPGGGGNPGGGNPGTGNPDSGNPGSGNPGGGNPDHGNGSPGNGNGNPGNGSPDGGGERPGPVRSNENEQVLTALLEQQLGSLGLARAETAQGVAVSHPEREGGGAVLAKTEDNLGYVQVFDDANGAVLDAAHALLVYAGVAIDKRAYDDMIDRVSRSGSNGAIKIGGQLITFVRGATPGQLTIHYTLMQ; encoded by the coding sequence ATGAACGAATCATGGCGCAAGCGCTGCGCGGCGGCGGCGCTCGCCCTGCTCTTGTCGGCAGGGAGCGGCCTCGCCGGGGCGGCGAGCTTCAAGGACGTGCCGGCGGGAGCCTGGTACGCGGATACGCTGCAGTGGGCGGTCGAACGGAGCATCGTCTCCGGTTATGGAGACGGCACGTTCCGTCCCGATTCGCAGCCGACGGAGGCGGAGTTCCTCGCCATGCTGTTCCGGGCGGCGGGCGTGGGTGACATGCGGGCGGCGAAGGCGGGCGAACCGTGGTATGCGCCGTATTATGAGCGGGCGAGAGAGCTCGGCTACCCCGTGACGCAGCGGCCGGACGCCCCGATCCGCCGGGGCCATGCCGCGCGGTTGATCGCCGCGTCCTTCGGGAAGACGCTCGGCGAGAACGAGGGAATCGCGTTCGTGCTGGCGTCGAGCATCTCCAACGGGCGCACGAGCGCAACCGTCGCCGGCTACGACGCGAACGGCTTCATGAGCCGGGCGGAGGCGATCGTCTTCGTGCAGCGGACGGACGCGCATCGCGCGAAGCTCGACGAGGAGCGGAAGAACGCCGAGAAGGCGAAGGGGCGCAAGCCGGCGGGCCAAGGCGCCGTCGCGGGCGTCCTGGGAGGCGCGGGAAGCGGCAGCCCGGATACCGGCCACGCAGGGAATGGAAACCCGGACACAGGCAACCCGGGCAGCGGGAACCCTGGTGGAGGGAACCCTGGTGGTGGCGGGAACCCCGGTGGAGGGAACCCAGGCACAGGCAACCCGGATTCGGGGAACCCCGGGAGCGGGAATCCCGGCGGCGGCAATCCGGATCATGGAAACGGCAGCCCGGGGAACGGAAACGGGAATCCGGGGAACGGCAGCCCGGACGGAGGCGGCGAGCGGCCGGGTCCCGTCCGGTCGAACGAGAACGAGCAGGTGTTGACCGCGCTGCTCGAGCAGCAGTTGGGCAGCTTGGGCCTCGCCCGCGCGGAGACGGCCCAAGGCGTCGCGGTCAGCCATCCCGAGCGCGAGGGCGGGGGGGCGGTGCTGGCGAAAACCGAGGACAATCTCGGCTACGTGCAGGTGTTCGACGACGCCAACGGCGCGGTGCTGGACGCCGCTCATGCGCTTTTGGTGTATGCAGGCGTCGCCATCGACAAGCGGGCGTACGACGACATGATCGATCGGGTGAGCCGAAGCGGGTCGAACGGCGCGATCAAAATCGGCGGACAGCTGATTACGTTCGTGCGCGGCGCGACTCCGGGGCAATTGACGATTCATTATACGTTAATGCAATAA
- a CDS encoding gamma-glutamylcyclotransferase family protein: protein MDQKQRYVFVYGTLLRGEANHARLKHAELAGEQASLLGASLVDTGRGYPAMLLGGAGAVAGEVYEIDERTLRSLDELEDYYGEGDRRNEYERIEVEVDVEAGERRIRAWTYVYRSAPANAVPIPAGDWRAYRRSLAG from the coding sequence TTGGATCAAAAACAGAGATATGTTTTCGTGTACGGCACGCTGCTGCGGGGGGAAGCGAACCACGCTCGGCTGAAGCACGCAGAGCTGGCGGGGGAGCAAGCGAGCCTCTTGGGAGCGTCGCTAGTCGATACCGGCCGGGGATATCCGGCGATGCTGCTCGGCGGCGCCGGCGCCGTCGCGGGGGAAGTGTACGAGATCGACGAACGGACGCTGCGCTCGTTGGACGAGTTGGAAGATTACTATGGCGAGGGCGATCGGCGCAACGAATACGAGCGGATCGAAGTCGAAGTCGACGTCGAGGCGGGGGAGCGCCGCATTCGCGCATGGACATACGTGTACCGAAGCGCTCCGGCGAACGCGGTTCCGATCCCGGCGGGCGATTGGCGGGCGTATCGCCGCAGCCTGGCGGGATAA
- a CDS encoding glycoside hydrolase family 44 protein produces the protein MATLWRMRISMLLAALLLAGTAASWFGSSAQAEVVSESVIYGDALGANIVDHSWAERSLEETGTVRSGERSIRLSPSMGKALYLYSKRQFLTNDYNTLEFWIHGGTSGGQLLNVVFQAGGKPVAKVDLNDYLEEGGLRAGVWQQVRINLPPLRMPNGLFDGILLQDKRHSIQGDVFIDDMRLAMDTEPAPNRPPKPVYEQIVAYDNALRPGFQGFVYGDHAWDASEPVRSAPTAIRTVPAPGKFLYIYKDRVVKTNEYVTLEFWIHGGDAGGQQVDLKLRMGGVDQVTLDLNDYVSGGSIKPGEWEKVTIPIGSLPLPNQIMDGIMFVGRGGDSQPALYVDDIAFVKQTYQQPALSSIAFASPSLLMYAGNAETPVLRANYDNGFVETVTENVYWHSAAPDVVRAENGRLEALAQGDTVVTATYENVSTTLQVKVIEAVAEPIYDDALASEFDDWSWAKRDLSSTAYVRSGASAIEMLPRWWQGVYFNREESLAVEDYYGFEFWIHGGAAGGQSIRFVVQELNTILGSVVLDDVLPKGILANEWQKVTVRFQDMGIASGYFNAIVFQAWDESVQQPVYIDDVKLLRYKDRVESPTPPVGEANVAIDTRLDRRDIDPDIYGVNYEEIEPDDVSPMTEYPVMRWGGNSVTRYNWELNVQNHASDWFFMNLPKTNAPNETLPHGSRSDQWIDKTLANGSKVLLQVPTIGWTPKDRAVNVGFSVEKYGPQQQTECSYGGWWCNPDAGNGIRPDGTLITGNDPHDTSKEIGPEFVQRWIRHIQSRVGDQVNNYALDNEPMLWPYTHRDVHPEMTTYDEIWGYTEAYGKAIKEVDPDANIFGPVVWGWCAYMYSAADGCSPGDDYKNHGDKPFLEWYLEQVRAYEEETGIRLIDYLDIHYYPMEAGVAISEDESRAVSARRLKSLKSLYDPTFRDSSSWIWEPVNLIPRMKEMIERTAPGTKLAISEYNFGNGRGISSGLAQAEALAIFGREGVDLATRWGQPLANTPVEDAFKLYLNYDGQGSRIEGDSVRAVSSNVDHVGSYAIHGDDGTLYILLFNKDTTAKRTTVSVDGQSLAAGDVYRFDAANRLGFLETIPMQDDVVLELPARSATLIVARP, from the coding sequence TTGGCAACGTTATGGAGAATGCGGATTTCGATGTTGCTCGCCGCGCTGCTGCTGGCCGGAACGGCCGCATCGTGGTTCGGTTCGAGCGCGCAGGCGGAAGTCGTCTCCGAATCTGTCATTTACGGCGACGCATTAGGCGCGAACATCGTCGATCACAGCTGGGCCGAGCGATCGCTGGAGGAAACCGGAACGGTCCGCTCCGGGGAACGCTCGATCCGGCTGAGCCCGAGCATGGGCAAAGCATTATATTTGTATAGCAAACGGCAATTTTTGACGAACGATTACAACACGCTGGAGTTTTGGATCCACGGCGGCACGTCGGGCGGGCAGCTGCTGAACGTCGTGTTCCAGGCGGGCGGCAAGCCCGTCGCGAAGGTCGATTTGAACGACTACCTCGAGGAGGGAGGGCTCCGGGCGGGCGTTTGGCAGCAGGTGCGCATCAATTTGCCGCCGCTTCGGATGCCGAACGGGCTGTTCGACGGCATTCTCCTTCAAGACAAAAGACATTCGATCCAAGGGGACGTCTTCATAGACGATATGCGCCTCGCGATGGATACCGAGCCGGCGCCGAACCGGCCGCCGAAGCCGGTGTACGAACAAATCGTCGCGTACGATAACGCGCTTCGCCCGGGCTTCCAAGGCTTCGTCTACGGCGATCATGCGTGGGACGCTTCCGAGCCGGTCCGGTCTGCGCCGACCGCCATCCGGACGGTGCCTGCGCCGGGGAAATTTTTGTACATCTACAAAGACCGGGTCGTGAAAACGAACGAATACGTCACGCTGGAGTTTTGGATACACGGCGGCGACGCCGGCGGGCAGCAGGTCGATCTCAAGCTGCGCATGGGCGGCGTCGATCAGGTGACGCTCGATCTCAACGATTATGTAAGCGGCGGCTCGATCAAACCGGGCGAATGGGAGAAGGTGACGATTCCAATCGGATCGCTCCCGCTGCCGAATCAGATCATGGACGGCATCATGTTCGTCGGGCGCGGAGGCGACTCGCAGCCTGCGCTGTACGTGGACGACATCGCGTTCGTGAAGCAAACGTATCAGCAGCCCGCGCTGTCGTCGATCGCGTTCGCCTCCCCGTCGCTGCTCATGTACGCGGGGAACGCGGAGACGCCCGTGCTGCGGGCGAATTACGACAACGGCTTCGTCGAGACGGTGACGGAGAACGTCTACTGGCATTCCGCCGCGCCGGACGTCGTCCGCGCGGAGAACGGCCGCCTCGAAGCGCTGGCCCAAGGGGACACGGTCGTGACCGCGACGTACGAGAACGTATCGACGACGCTGCAGGTGAAGGTGATCGAGGCGGTCGCCGAACCGATTTACGACGACGCATTGGCTTCGGAGTTCGACGATTGGAGCTGGGCGAAGCGGGATCTGTCGTCTACGGCGTACGTCCGCTCGGGCGCGAGCGCGATCGAGATGCTGCCGCGATGGTGGCAGGGCGTTTATTTTAATCGGGAAGAAAGCCTCGCCGTAGAGGATTATTACGGCTTCGAATTTTGGATTCACGGCGGCGCCGCCGGCGGGCAGAGCATCCGGTTCGTCGTGCAGGAGCTGAACACGATTCTCGGCTCCGTCGTGCTCGACGACGTGCTGCCGAAGGGGATCCTCGCGAACGAATGGCAGAAGGTGACCGTACGCTTCCAGGACATGGGCATCGCGAGCGGCTATTTTAACGCCATCGTGTTCCAAGCGTGGGACGAAAGCGTGCAGCAGCCGGTCTACATCGACGACGTCAAGCTGCTCCGATACAAGGACCGCGTCGAAAGCCCGACGCCTCCGGTCGGCGAAGCGAATGTCGCGATCGACACGCGCCTCGACCGCCGGGACATCGATCCGGACATTTACGGCGTGAATTACGAGGAGATCGAGCCGGACGACGTCTCGCCGATGACGGAATATCCGGTGATGCGGTGGGGCGGCAATTCGGTCACGCGGTACAATTGGGAACTGAACGTGCAGAACCACGCGTCCGACTGGTTTTTCATGAATTTGCCGAAAACGAACGCGCCGAACGAGACGCTGCCGCACGGCTCGCGCTCCGATCAATGGATCGATAAGACGCTCGCGAACGGCTCGAAGGTGCTGCTCCAGGTGCCGACGATCGGCTGGACGCCGAAGGATCGCGCGGTGAACGTCGGCTTCTCCGTCGAGAAGTACGGGCCGCAGCAGCAGACGGAATGCTCGTACGGCGGCTGGTGGTGCAACCCGGACGCAGGCAACGGCATCCGTCCCGACGGGACGCTCATTACGGGCAACGACCCGCATGACACGTCCAAGGAGATCGGCCCCGAGTTCGTGCAGCGGTGGATTCGACACATTCAAAGCCGCGTCGGCGACCAAGTGAACAACTATGCGCTCGACAACGAGCCGATGCTGTGGCCGTATACGCACCGGGACGTTCATCCGGAAATGACGACGTACGATGAAATTTGGGGATATACGGAGGCGTACGGGAAGGCGATCAAGGAAGTCGATCCGGATGCGAACATTTTCGGGCCGGTCGTGTGGGGCTGGTGCGCGTATATGTATTCGGCCGCGGACGGCTGCTCGCCGGGCGACGATTACAAAAACCATGGCGACAAGCCGTTCTTGGAATGGTACTTGGAACAGGTGCGGGCGTACGAAGAGGAAACCGGGATTCGCTTAATCGACTACCTCGATATCCATTACTACCCGATGGAGGCGGGCGTGGCGATTTCGGAGGACGAATCGCGGGCGGTGTCCGCCCGGCGCCTGAAGTCGCTCAAGTCGCTGTACGATCCGACGTTCCGCGACAGCTCGTCGTGGATTTGGGAGCCGGTCAACCTCATCCCGCGCATGAAAGAGATGATCGAACGGACGGCGCCGGGCACGAAGCTCGCCATCTCCGAATACAACTTCGGCAACGGCCGAGGCATCAGCAGCGGGCTGGCGCAGGCCGAGGCGCTGGCGATTTTCGGCCGCGAAGGCGTAGATCTTGCGACCCGCTGGGGACAGCCGCTCGCGAATACGCCGGTCGAGGACGCGTTCAAGCTGTATTTGAACTATGACGGTCAAGGCAGCCGCATCGAGGGGGACAGCGTCCGCGCGGTCAGCTCGAACGTCGACCATGTCGGCTCGTACGCGATTCACGGCGACGACGGCACGCTTTACATTTTGCTGTTCAACAAAGATACGACCGCGAAGCGAACGACGGTATCCGTCGACGGGCAAAGCCTTGCGGCGGGCGACGTGTACCGCTTCGATGCGGCGAACCGGCTCGGCTTCCTCGAGACGATCCCGATGCAGGACGACGTCGTCCTCGAGCTGCCGGCGCGGTCCGCGACGCTGATCGTCGCGAGGCCGTGA
- a CDS encoding SulP family inorganic anion transporter: MDVLAGITVALALIPEAIAFSIIAGVDPKVGLYASFSIAVIIAFAGGRPGMISAATGAMALLMVTLVKEHGLEYLLAATVLTGLIQIVLGILKLGKFLTFIPQSVVIGFVNALAILIFMAQLVHFQGQSWIMYALVAATLAIIYGLPRLTKAVPSALAAIIVITIITISAGFDVNTVGDMGALPSAFPLFHVPMVPLTLETLWIILPYALPLALVGILESLMTATIVDEATETRSDKNREIRGQGIANTITGFFGGMAGCAMIGQSVINVKSGGRGRLSTLVAGVVLLFLILVLDDVVARIPMAALVGVMIMVSISTFDWKSVFRMNKVPVPDTVVMLATVAVTVYTHNLALGVGVGVVLSALIFGWRIASHIAVRSELAPNGAKRYKLQGQLFFGTTTAFVDAFDAKDDPQQIILDFHQMHVWDQSAVTAIAKVVAKYQQAGKTVRIEGLNEESRSLVDKVGLAASSGH, from the coding sequence ATGGACGTGCTGGCCGGCATTACCGTCGCGCTCGCGCTCATTCCGGAGGCGATCGCGTTCTCGATCATCGCCGGCGTCGATCCGAAGGTGGGCCTATACGCTTCCTTCAGCATCGCTGTCATTATCGCTTTCGCGGGCGGACGTCCCGGCATGATCTCGGCGGCCACGGGCGCCATGGCGCTGCTCATGGTGACGCTCGTCAAGGAGCACGGTCTCGAGTACTTGCTGGCGGCCACCGTGCTGACGGGACTGATCCAAATCGTCCTCGGCATCCTGAAGCTCGGCAAGTTTTTAACATTTATACCGCAATCCGTCGTCATCGGCTTCGTCAACGCGCTCGCGATTTTGATTTTCATGGCGCAGCTCGTTCACTTTCAAGGCCAATCTTGGATTATGTATGCGCTCGTCGCCGCTACGCTCGCGATCATCTATGGTTTGCCGCGGCTGACGAAAGCCGTTCCGTCCGCTCTCGCTGCTATCATCGTGATTACTATTATAACCATATCGGCAGGCTTTGATGTAAATACGGTCGGCGACATGGGCGCCCTGCCTTCCGCGTTCCCGCTGTTCCACGTCCCGATGGTTCCGCTCACGCTCGAAACGCTTTGGATTATCTTGCCGTATGCGCTGCCGCTCGCGCTCGTCGGCATTCTGGAATCGCTGATGACGGCCACCATCGTCGACGAAGCGACCGAAACGCGCAGCGACAAAAACCGCGAAATTCGCGGCCAAGGCATCGCCAACACGATCACCGGCTTCTTCGGCGGCATGGCGGGCTGCGCGATGATCGGGCAATCCGTCATCAACGTCAAATCCGGCGGCCGCGGACGCTTGTCGACGCTCGTCGCGGGCGTCGTTCTGCTCTTCCTCATTCTCGTCCTCGACGACGTCGTCGCGCGCATTCCGATGGCGGCGCTCGTCGGCGTCATGATCATGGTGTCGATCAGCACGTTCGACTGGAAGTCGGTGTTCCGCATGAACAAGGTGCCCGTGCCGGACACGGTCGTCATGCTCGCTACCGTCGCGGTCACCGTGTACACGCATAACCTGGCGCTCGGCGTCGGCGTCGGCGTCGTCCTGAGCGCCCTCATCTTCGGCTGGCGGATCGCTTCGCACATCGCGGTCCGCAGCGAACTAGCGCCGAACGGGGCGAAGCGTTACAAGCTGCAGGGGCAGCTGTTCTTCGGCACGACGACCGCGTTCGTCGACGCGTTCGACGCGAAGGACGATCCGCAGCAAATCATCCTCGATTTCCATCAGATGCACGTCTGGGATCAATCCGCCGTGACGGCGATCGCGAAAGTCGTCGCGAAATACCAGCAAGCCGGCAAAACCGTCCGCATCGAGGGACTGAACGAGGAAAGCCGTTCGCTCGTCGACAAAGTCGGGTTAGCCGCATCGTCGGGCCACTGA